Genomic segment of Streptomyces alboniger:
GCCACCCCCGCCCTCGACGACGGCCACGGTGTTGGGCCGGCCCGGGGCGACCTCCACGACGTCGTACGTCCATCCGAACGCGGTGAAGAGGCGCTGGACGAGGAGCGCCGCCGGCCGCTCGACCTCGGCGGCTCCGGCGGCGTTGACGGTGCGCAGCCGCACCAGGTCCTGGGTGAAGGCGACGGCGGCATCGATGTCGACGGCGGGGACGGTGGGGGGTGCGGTGGCCATGGAGAACCTCCAAGTCGTCCGGCTGACCGCGTGATCGACCGCGGGCGCCGTTCGGGACGCGCCGTCCGGTCAGCTGGTCAGACCAGTTGAACTCCCGTACTCTGCCGCCACGTTCAGGCCCGGGTCAACCATCGGATCCTGGGCGGCGCGTGCCGATCAGCCACCGTGGAGGGGGACATGGCCGCCGACGAGGATCTCTTCAGGCCCGTGCGGCCCGTACGTGCCTACCAGCGCGTGGCGGAGCAGATCGAGGAGCGCGTCCTCAGCGGTGAACTCCCGCCGGGGGCCCGGCTCCCCGGGGAGCGTGAGCTGGCCCAGCGCTTCGGTGTCGGGCGCTCCACGGTCCGCGAGGCGCTGCGTGTACTCCAGTCGGCGGGGCTGATCCGCTCACGTCCCGGTGACCCGCTGGGCGCGGAGGTACTCGGCGTCTCGACCGGCGGCCTGAGCCAGGCGCTCGGCCGCCTCACCCGCTCCGGTGCCTGCTCGGTCGGTGAACTCGTGCGGTTCCGCATGGTGCTGGACGCCGAGAGCAACCGTCTCGCCGCGCGCCTGCGCACCGAGGACGACCTCGTACGGATGCGGGAGCAGATCACCCGTATGGAGGCGCTGGGCGCGTCGCCCTCGGGACTGCGCGCCTTCAGCGAGGCGGACGCGCTGTTCCACCGGGCGATAGCGGAGGCGGGCGGCAACGCGCTGCTCGGGCTGTGCGCCGGTGCGGTGCACGACGCGGTCGTCGAAATCACCGAAATCACCGAGGTCACCGAGGTCACCGAGGTCACCGAGGTCACCGAGAAGCAGATCGCGGGGGCGGCGGACCCGGTCCCCTGGATGCGGCGCTCGGTCGCCCACCACCGCGAGATCCTCGCCGCGATCGAGACGAGCGACAGCGCACGGGCGGCCCGCCTCGGCCGGGCGGCCCTGCACGAGTACTACGCGGGGCATGCCGAGCCGGAGACCCGCCGGTTGCCGGCGGCGGAGGTAGCGGATGGCTGAGACGGGGCCGCTTCCCCTCCCAGGACCGCCCGGCCCGCCTCAGCCCCGTCGCACCCCGAGTCGGCCCTCCAACTGCGCCAGCAACTCCCCGAGCAGGCCGCTCAGTTCGCGTTGTCCGGTGCCGTCGAGTACGGACAGGACCACCGTCTCGTAGGCGAGTTGTTCCGGCAGGATCGCGTCGACCAGGTCGCGGCCCGCGTCCGTGAGGCGGACGTGCGCGACGCGGCGGTCGCGGGCGTCGGGGCGGCGGTCGACCAGTTCGCGCTCCTGGAGCTGCTTGAGCCGCTTGGTGACCGCGGCCCCGGAGGAGAAGGTCTCGCGGGCCAGTTCCCCGGGCGTCAGCTCGTGGCCGGTGCGGCGCAACGCGCCGAGCAGGTCGAACTCGGCGCGGGTCAGGCCCGCCCTGCGCAGCGGGGCGTCCTCGGCCTGCCGGAGGAGGGCCGCGCAGCGGTTGATGCGGCCGATCACCTCCATCGGCCCGGTGTCGATGTCGGGGCGCACCGCCTGCCACTGCCGCACCACCGCGGCCACGGTGTCCCCACCGAGGCCCGCCACCGGACCGTTCTCTGCACTCATGCTCGTGCGCCCTCCCAGGCGTCGGCCGCCTCCGCGCGAGGCCGCGTCCCCTGACCGTTCTCGTCACTCCGTCGTCGGACCGTCGCCGCGAGCGTACGGTGTCCGGCGCGCTCGGCCGTGATGACCCGCTCTTCGGGCAGGGCCCCCGGCCACCATTCCCCGGCGGCCGCGTCGGCTGCGGCTCGCAGGTCGACGAGGGCCGCGGTGAGCGCGCGCCGGGCCGGTTCGACCGCGCCCGCCCCGGCGAGTCCGGCCTCGGCCCGCTCCCTGGCCCGGTCCACGGCATCGACGGCCTGTTCGATCTGGTCGACGGCCCGCCGGTTGGTGACGAGGACGGCGGCCGCGACGCCGAGCACGGCGCCGAGCAGGGTGTCGACGACGCGGTCGAGGATCAGCTCGCCGGGCTGCTGGAACCGCGCGAACTCGGTGACGAGCAGCGCCATCGGCGTCACGCACACGGTGCCGAGCCAGTAGTTGCGGCTGATCAGCGCCTCCGCGCCGAAGGCGAGCGCGAGGCAGCTCACGACGAGTTCCGCGTGGCCGAGGTGGGCGAACGGCGCGATGGCGGCGAAGGCGAGTACGCCGACGAGGTTGCCGACCACCCGCTGCACGCCCCGGTTCCAGGTGAGCGTCACGTTGGCCTGGTAGAGGGCGGCGGCGGTGACCAGGGCCCAGTAGGGGCGGCCGACGCCGAGCGCGAGCGAGCCGTATCCGGCGAGCGCGCAGCCCACGGCGGTGCGCAGCGCGATGGGCAGCAGGGGGGACCCGGGCGCGAGCCGACGCCACGGCGGCACCTTGGGCCCGGCCAGTTCGGCGGCGACGCCGAGGAGTTCGTCGCGCTCACCGGGGCGTACGCCGCCGGGGCGCGGGACGGCGCCCGTGCCGCGCAGGCCGGCCGCCCAGGCGCGCAGCGCCGCGGGGTCGGCGGTGGCGGGCGCGGCCAGGGCCTCCTCGGCGCGGATGACGAGGCGGGCCAGGGCGCGCCGGGCCTCGGCGGTCCGGGCGCCGGTGGTCCGCGCGCCGGTGGCGAGCAGCGACTGCCAGGCGGCGTGCACGGCACCGGCCGCGGCGGCACGGGCCCGCTCGACAGCAGGCGCGCGGTCCTGGTGGTCAGCGGGCCCGGAGTCCCCTCGATCGGCGGGCCCCGAGTCCCTGCGGTCAGCGGACGCGGCCTGAGCGCTCTCGGCGTACGCCGCGACCGCGTTCAGGGCGCGTGCCGTGGCCCGGCGCTCGGGTCCGTGCGGCCGTACGACGGCGGGCGCCATGCCGACCAGCCAGGCGAGGGCCCCTCCGGCGAGGGTGAGCGCGAGGTGGCCCGGGACCTGCCCGAGGCTCTGCGGGGCGAAGAGGGTGGCCGAGCTGATGAAGGTGAGGATCAGATGGCCGGGCGGCCCGATGCGGGCCGCGTCGCACAACGCCTTCTGCGCGGCGGCGAGGACCGCGCCGACGGCGACGAGGGCCACGGCGGAACCGGTCAGCGAGGCCGTGACCAGCGCGACGGCCACGCTCGCCGACATCCCGGCGACGACCCCCGCCAGGGCGCGCGCCCGGGCGGCGTACGGGAGGTTGTGGGCGTACAGCGCGCAGAACGAACCGGCCATCGTGTACATCACGAGGTCGAGCCGCCCGAGGGCCAGCAGCGTCAGGTTC
This window contains:
- a CDS encoding FadR/GntR family transcriptional regulator produces the protein MAADEDLFRPVRPVRAYQRVAEQIEERVLSGELPPGARLPGERELAQRFGVGRSTVREALRVLQSAGLIRSRPGDPLGAEVLGVSTGGLSQALGRLTRSGACSVGELVRFRMVLDAESNRLAARLRTEDDLVRMREQITRMEALGASPSGLRAFSEADALFHRAIAEAGGNALLGLCAGAVHDAVVEITEITEVTEVTEVTEVTEKQIAGAADPVPWMRRSVAHHREILAAIETSDSARAARLGRAALHEYYAGHAEPETRRLPAAEVADG
- a CDS encoding MarR family winged helix-turn-helix transcriptional regulator, yielding MSAENGPVAGLGGDTVAAVVRQWQAVRPDIDTGPMEVIGRINRCAALLRQAEDAPLRRAGLTRAEFDLLGALRRTGHELTPGELARETFSSGAAVTKRLKQLQERELVDRRPDARDRRVAHVRLTDAGRDLVDAILPEQLAYETVVLSVLDGTGQRELSGLLGELLAQLEGRLGVRRG
- a CDS encoding FUSC family protein gives rise to the protein MSSTPPLPPPPSSPPSPRSTRPRRFPIAGVLRPGKPSDIWFKPACSVVVATAIPNLTLLALGRLDLVMYTMAGSFCALYAHNLPYAARARALAGVVAGMSASVAVALVTASLTGSAVALVAVGAVLAAAQKALCDAARIGPPGHLILTFISSATLFAPQSLGQVPGHLALTLAGGALAWLVGMAPAVVRPHGPERRATARALNAVAAYAESAQAASADRRDSGPADRGDSGPADHQDRAPAVERARAAAAGAVHAAWQSLLATGARTTGARTAEARRALARLVIRAEEALAAPATADPAALRAWAAGLRGTGAVPRPGGVRPGERDELLGVAAELAGPKVPPWRRLAPGSPLLPIALRTAVGCALAGYGSLALGVGRPYWALVTAAALYQANVTLTWNRGVQRVVGNLVGVLAFAAIAPFAHLGHAELVVSCLALAFGAEALISRNYWLGTVCVTPMALLVTEFARFQQPGELILDRVVDTLLGAVLGVAAAVLVTNRRAVDQIEQAVDAVDRARERAEAGLAGAGAVEPARRALTAALVDLRAAADAAAGEWWPGALPEERVITAERAGHRTLAATVRRRSDENGQGTRPRAEAADAWEGARA